A genomic region of Brevibacillus sp. JNUCC-41 contains the following coding sequences:
- the pbp4b gene encoding penicillin binding protein PBP4B, with the protein MNIWTSCTLSTILALSLLAPSVSFANENPNQEAAVSKETASQYPVLKKAKKPEEAGFSSEKLEKVDQLIEMEVAVGFPGAALIVIKDGKIVKNESYGYKQKYNEHTPLKKFKKMENETLFDLASNTKMYATNFAIQKLVSEGKLNIQARVQQYIPEFKDTKEDVIKGKDNLRIIDVLHHTAGFRPDPQYHNPKVSKELYSQERDKTIQFISKTPLTYVPGTQNVYSDVDYMLLGAIVEEITGKRLDTYVENELYKPLGLKNTKFNPLQKGFKPMDFAATELLGNTRDGVIDFPNIRTYTLQGEVHDEKAFYSMGGVSGHAGLFSNTQDMAVLLQVMLNGGGYGKHMLFDQETIDEFVAPSAMNPTYGLGWRRNGDASMEWMFSPYASDSAYGHTGWTGTVTIIDPEKDLGIVLLTNKKHSPLVDPVANSNQFFGDLFKTGSYGSVVTAIYEALETNE; encoded by the coding sequence ATGAATATATGGACAAGCTGCACACTTAGTACAATTCTGGCTCTTTCCTTACTAGCGCCATCCGTGTCTTTCGCTAATGAAAATCCAAATCAGGAAGCCGCTGTGAGTAAGGAGACCGCCAGCCAGTATCCCGTGTTAAAGAAAGCCAAAAAACCTGAAGAAGCGGGCTTTTCGTCTGAAAAGCTGGAAAAGGTGGATCAGCTTATTGAAATGGAAGTGGCTGTGGGTTTCCCTGGTGCTGCCCTGATTGTCATAAAGGACGGAAAAATCGTTAAAAATGAAAGTTATGGGTACAAACAGAAATATAATGAACATACACCTCTTAAGAAGTTTAAGAAAATGGAAAATGAAACGTTATTTGACCTTGCTTCAAACACGAAGATGTATGCAACCAATTTTGCCATTCAGAAATTGGTCAGCGAAGGAAAGTTAAATATCCAGGCAAGAGTCCAGCAATACATTCCTGAATTCAAAGACACAAAGGAGGATGTGATCAAAGGAAAGGACAATCTGAGGATTATTGATGTTCTCCATCATACAGCAGGCTTTAGACCTGATCCGCAATATCATAATCCAAAGGTTTCGAAAGAACTCTACTCCCAGGAACGGGATAAAACCATCCAGTTCATTTCTAAAACACCGCTCACATATGTACCCGGGACACAGAATGTATACAGTGATGTCGATTATATGCTGCTTGGCGCCATTGTTGAAGAAATAACAGGTAAGCGGCTTGACACCTATGTTGAAAATGAATTGTACAAGCCGCTTGGTTTGAAAAATACAAAGTTCAATCCTCTTCAAAAGGGCTTTAAGCCAATGGATTTTGCTGCAACTGAATTGCTTGGTAACACCCGGGACGGCGTGATAGATTTCCCTAACATCCGCACATACACACTTCAAGGGGAAGTACATGATGAAAAAGCCTTTTATTCGATGGGGGGAGTTTCAGGGCATGCTGGTCTTTTCTCCAATACGCAAGATATGGCCGTTCTCCTGCAGGTGATGCTGAATGGCGGGGGATACGGTAAACATATGTTGTTTGATCAAGAAACCATCGATGAATTCGTCGCACCTTCCGCAATGAATCCTACATATGGACTTGGGTGGAGACGAAATGGCGATGCTAGCATGGAGTGGATGTTCAGTCCTTATGCGAGCGACAGTGCCTACGGTCATACTGGATGGACTGGGACGGTCACGATCATTGATCCGGAGAAGGATTTAGGGATTGTGCTACTAACTAATAAAAAGCACTCTCCGCTCGTTGACCCTGTAGCCAATTCCAATCAGTTTTTTGGCGATTTATTCAAAACAGGAAGCTATGGAAGTGTTGTGACTGCGATTTATGAAGCATTGGAAACGAATGAATGA
- the gnd gene encoding decarboxylating NADP(+)-dependent phosphogluconate dehydrogenase, whose translation MNNTIGVIGLGVMGSNIALNMASKGEQVAVYNYTKDLTDQLVAELDGQSIHPYYEIQDFVQSLETPRKIFLMVTAGKAIDSVITSLLPYLESGDIIMDGGNSHYEDTERRYDELKSKGFSYVGIGISGGEVGALKGPSIMPGGDKEAYEKVAPILTKIAAKVNDDPCCTYIGPKGAGHFVKMVHNGIEYADMQLIAEAYTFLREKLHLEVNEIADIFETWNQGELKSYLIEITAEILRKKDEVTGLPLIDVILDKAGQKGTGKWTSMQAIDNGIPVSIITESLFARYISALKEERVNAENILTGPENDQQKLDKNEWIDYIRQALYMGKVCAYAQGFTQYKMTSELYGWDLPLKDIALIFRGGCIIRAEFLNVISEAYQEQPNLANLLISPYFTEKVTDYQVGLRKVVCEGINSGISFPCLSASLTYYDSYRKGISNANLLQAQRDYFGAHTYERRDLAGVFHTNWQ comes from the coding sequence ATGAACAATACAATTGGTGTCATTGGTTTAGGGGTAATGGGCAGTAATATCGCGTTAAATATGGCTAGTAAAGGGGAACAAGTGGCTGTCTATAACTACACAAAAGATTTAACGGATCAGCTTGTTGCTGAATTGGATGGTCAGTCGATCCATCCGTATTACGAAATCCAAGACTTTGTTCAGTCACTTGAAACCCCAAGAAAGATTTTTCTAATGGTGACTGCGGGTAAAGCGATCGATTCGGTGATCACTTCATTACTTCCTTACCTTGAATCAGGTGATATTATCATGGACGGTGGTAACTCCCATTACGAAGATACTGAACGCAGATATGATGAATTGAAATCTAAAGGATTCAGTTATGTAGGAATTGGTATTTCCGGTGGAGAAGTCGGGGCGTTAAAAGGACCTTCAATCATGCCAGGCGGAGATAAGGAAGCCTATGAAAAAGTAGCTCCAATCCTGACAAAAATCGCAGCCAAAGTAAATGATGATCCTTGCTGTACCTATATCGGACCAAAAGGAGCAGGTCACTTTGTGAAAATGGTACATAACGGGATTGAGTATGCGGATATGCAATTAATCGCCGAAGCTTATACGTTTTTAAGAGAAAAACTGCATTTAGAAGTTAATGAAATTGCTGACATCTTCGAAACATGGAATCAAGGCGAACTGAAAAGTTATTTAATTGAAATCACAGCCGAAATTTTAAGGAAGAAAGATGAAGTAACAGGCTTACCCTTGATCGATGTGATTCTTGATAAAGCAGGACAAAAAGGCACAGGAAAATGGACCAGCATGCAAGCTATTGATAACGGAATACCAGTTTCGATTATTACAGAGTCTTTGTTTGCTCGTTACATTTCCGCTTTAAAAGAAGAACGGGTTAATGCAGAAAATATTTTAACAGGCCCTGAAAACGATCAGCAAAAATTGGATAAAAATGAGTGGATTGATTATATTAGACAAGCGTTATATATGGGAAAAGTTTGTGCATACGCGCAAGGTTTTACTCAATATAAAATGACTTCTGAACTTTACGGCTGGGATTTGCCTTTAAAGGATATTGCGCTGATTTTCCGCGGTGGTTGCATCATTCGTGCCGAATTTTTAAACGTCATTAGCGAAGCCTATCAAGAGCAGCCGAATCTGGCTAATTTATTAATCTCACCGTATTTTACCGAAAAGGTTACGGACTATCAGGTAGGATTGCGAAAGGTTGTCTGTGAGGGAATAAATTCCGGTATCTCGTTTCCATGTTTAAGCGCTTCACTCACTTATTACGATAGTTATCGAAAAGGCATCTCTAATGCTAACCTTTTGCAAGCACAACGTGATTACTTTGGTGCACATACCTATGAACGACGTGATCTGGCAGGAGTCTTTCACACAAACTGGCAGTAA
- a CDS encoding GntP family permease, which produces MPLVIVALGIVALLILIMGLKLNTFISLIIVSFGVALALGMPLDGIVKTIEAGLGGTLGHLALIFGLGAMLGKLIADSGGAQRIAMTLVKKFGEKNIQWAVVAASFIIGVALFFEVGLVLLIPIVFAISRELKVSILYLGIPMVAALSVTHGFLPPHPGPTVIAGEYGADIGQVLLYGFIIAVPTVILAGPVFTKIAKRLVPESFTKTGSIASLGEQKSFKLEETPGFGISVFTALLPVILMSIATIITLMQKTMGFEDNGLLAVIRFIGEAGTSMLLSLLFAVYSMGLARKIPMKDIMESCTSAILHIGMMLLIIGGGGAFKQVLIDGGVGDYVAELFKGTSLSPILLAWIIAAILRISLGSATVAALTTAGLVIPMLGQTDVNLALVVLATGAGSLVASHVNDAGFWMFKEYFGLSMKETFATWTLLETIISVAGLGFILLLSLFV; this is translated from the coding sequence ATGCCATTAGTTATTGTCGCTTTAGGAATTGTCGCTTTATTAATTTTAATAATGGGTTTAAAATTAAACACCTTTATTTCCTTGATCATTGTATCGTTTGGAGTGGCTTTAGCGCTTGGGATGCCACTTGATGGAATTGTCAAAACCATTGAAGCTGGGTTAGGCGGAACACTCGGTCACTTAGCGTTAATCTTTGGACTTGGAGCGATGTTAGGTAAGCTGATTGCGGATTCAGGCGGCGCGCAGCGCATTGCCATGACCCTTGTTAAAAAGTTCGGTGAAAAGAATATTCAATGGGCAGTCGTTGCAGCATCATTTATTATCGGTGTCGCATTGTTTTTTGAAGTGGGATTAGTATTATTAATTCCAATCGTATTTGCAATTTCAAGGGAATTGAAAGTTTCGATATTGTATCTTGGTATTCCAATGGTAGCGGCATTATCCGTAACACACGGTTTCTTACCGCCGCATCCAGGGCCAACCGTCATCGCTGGTGAATATGGTGCAGACATTGGCCAGGTTTTACTTTACGGCTTCATTATTGCGGTTCCAACCGTTATTTTAGCTGGACCGGTATTTACGAAGATAGCTAAAAGATTAGTACCTGAATCATTTACGAAAACAGGCAGCATTGCCTCTTTAGGAGAACAAAAATCATTTAAACTTGAAGAAACACCTGGATTTGGGATCAGTGTATTTACTGCATTACTTCCGGTTATATTAATGTCAATTGCTACGATTATCACTTTGATGCAAAAAACAATGGGATTTGAAGATAATGGTCTACTAGCAGTTATCCGTTTTATTGGTGAGGCCGGTACTTCCATGCTGCTTTCCTTATTATTTGCGGTCTATTCAATGGGATTGGCAAGAAAGATTCCAATGAAAGATATTATGGAATCCTGTACATCAGCAATCCTGCATATCGGGATGATGCTTTTAATCATAGGGGGCGGAGGAGCCTTCAAGCAAGTATTGATCGACGGCGGTGTAGGTGACTATGTAGCTGAATTGTTCAAAGGAACATCATTATCACCGATCTTGCTTGCCTGGATCATCGCGGCAATCCTGCGTATTTCCTTAGGATCTGCTACCGTTGCTGCCTTAACGACAGCTGGTTTAGTAATTCCGATGTTAGGTCAGACGGACGTTAACCTTGCTCTAGTTGTGCTTGCTACAGGAGCGGGAAGTTTAGTCGCTTCACACGTTAACGATGCTGGTTTCTGGATGTTTAAAGAGTATTTTGGTTTAAGCATGAAAGAAACATTTGCAACGTGGACCTTGCTTGAGACGATCATTTCAGTAGCTGGATTAGGATTTATTCTATTACTAAGCTTATTTGTATAG
- a CDS encoding acetyl-CoA carboxylase carboxyltransferase subunit alpha, which produces MNLQVLKQLENQIAELKEVSTKHNLDFNEVINNLEQKVNEIKIHLNENMEVWDKIQLSRIQQRPTTLDYIHHIFEDFIELHGDRLYGEDPALVSGIATFEGMPITVLGNQKGKNTKDNIYRRFGMSQPEGYRKSLRIMQQANKFNRPIVTFINTAGAYPGREAEERGQSQAIALNLREMASFGVPIICFVVGEGGSGGALALGIGNRIYMLENTFYSVISPEGAAALLWKDATQAKRAAEALKITAKDLMELGVIDEIIKEPVGGAHIDIPLQSHFIKETLRKALKELGQLDKGILRQQRFDKFRKIGEYIEERTFK; this is translated from the coding sequence ATGAACTTGCAAGTATTAAAACAACTGGAAAATCAAATTGCTGAATTGAAAGAGGTGTCCACAAAGCACAATCTTGACTTTAACGAAGTAATAAATAATCTTGAACAAAAAGTCAATGAAATCAAAATTCATCTTAACGAGAATATGGAAGTTTGGGATAAAATTCAACTTTCCAGAATTCAACAACGCCCTACTACTTTAGATTATATCCACCATATTTTTGAAGACTTTATTGAACTTCATGGGGACAGACTTTATGGGGAAGATCCTGCATTGGTTTCAGGAATAGCTACCTTCGAAGGAATGCCTATAACTGTCTTAGGAAATCAAAAAGGTAAAAATACTAAAGACAATATCTATCGTCGTTTTGGCATGTCGCAACCTGAAGGCTACAGGAAATCCCTAAGAATTATGCAACAAGCCAATAAGTTCAATCGCCCCATCGTAACATTTATCAACACGGCAGGAGCCTACCCAGGTCGTGAAGCCGAAGAACGCGGACAATCTCAAGCTATCGCCCTCAATCTTCGTGAAATGGCAAGTTTTGGAGTGCCTATCATCTGTTTTGTAGTTGGTGAAGGTGGGAGTGGTGGTGCATTGGCTCTTGGTATCGGCAATCGAATCTACATGCTAGAAAACACATTTTATTCGGTTATTTCACCTGAAGGAGCAGCAGCATTATTATGGAAGGATGCCACACAAGCAAAACGAGCGGCTGAAGCATTGAAAATTACGGCTAAGGACTTGATGGAACTAGGGGTGATTGATGAGATCATCAAAGAACCTGTAGGAGGAGCACATATTGACATCCCACTTCAATCGCACTTTATCAAAGAAACCTTACGAAAAGCATTAAAAGAACTTGGTCAATTAGATAAAGGCATTCTACGCCAACAACGTTTTGATAAGTTCCGAAAAATCGGTGAGTATATAGAAGAAAGGACATTTAAATAA
- the accD gene encoding acetyl-CoA carboxylase, carboxyltransferase subunit beta: MTPLPFTCKSCGETFDESLMKIELNVCPKCQYHYPVSAYDRISMLTDSGSFSEFNKSLISVDPLNFPEYKDKLISDMNKTALNDAVITGEASIGGYPIVIGVMDSRFRMGSMGSAVGEKITRAIEESLKTRKPFILFSASGGARMQEGILSLMQMAKTSVALEQLNYEKILFVSVLTNPTTGGVSASFASLGDINIAEPQALIGFAGRRIIEQTIREELPENFQTSEFLLEHGQLDMVVNRSELKQSLTTILKIHHLDFRECFKR, encoded by the coding sequence ATGACTCCACTCCCTTTTACTTGTAAATCATGTGGGGAAACCTTTGATGAATCTCTTATGAAAATAGAATTGAATGTATGTCCGAAATGCCAATATCACTACCCGGTTTCAGCTTATGACCGCATTTCAATGCTTACAGATAGTGGTTCTTTTTCGGAATTCAATAAAAGTTTAATTTCGGTTGACCCGCTGAACTTCCCTGAATATAAAGATAAATTAATTTCTGATATGAATAAGACTGCATTAAATGATGCGGTTATTACCGGGGAAGCTTCCATAGGTGGCTATCCGATTGTGATTGGTGTCATGGATTCTCGTTTCCGTATGGGAAGTATGGGCTCAGCAGTCGGTGAAAAAATCACAAGAGCCATTGAGGAATCATTAAAAACACGAAAACCATTTATATTGTTTTCGGCAAGCGGCGGAGCTCGTATGCAAGAAGGAATTCTTAGCCTCATGCAGATGGCGAAAACGAGTGTTGCTTTAGAACAACTAAACTACGAAAAAATCCTTTTCGTATCCGTTTTAACGAATCCTACAACGGGTGGAGTTTCTGCTAGCTTCGCTTCATTAGGTGATATCAATATTGCCGAACCACAAGCTTTAATTGGCTTTGCAGGAAGACGCATAATTGAACAGACGATAAGAGAAGAACTTCCGGAAAATTTCCAAACCTCCGAATTTTTATTGGAGCATGGGCAACTGGATATGGTTGTAAATAGGAGTGAATTAAAACAATCATTAACAACCATTTTAAAAATCCATCATCTCGACTTCAGGGAGTGTTTTAAACGATGA
- a CDS encoding amino acid permease — protein sequence MISLGGAIGTGLFLGSGPAIHSAGPGGALVAYAVIGIMVYFIMTSLGELASFMPVSGAFSTYAIRFIDPALGFALGWNYWFTWAMTLAAELSAATMVMKFWFPDSSSFLWSSLFLVLIFLLNYVSVKGYGEGEYWFSLIKVATIIIFIVVGILMIFGIMNGEAIGFKNFTVGDAPFAGGFLATLGIFIAAGFSFQGTEIVGVAAGESEDPAKNVPRAVRSIFWRIFLFYILAIVVIGLIVPYTNGNLQGHTIMVSPFTMVFEKVGLAFAASVMNAIILTAVLSAGNSSLYVTSRMLYSMAKEGLAPQIFGKLNKRGVPIWGLIVTSLVGMLAFFASVFGDGVIYIWLMNAVGVTGFIFWLGIAASHYRFRKAYIAQGYSLDDLPYKSKWFPFGPIFAFTLCFFVLLAQNYQAFLGDGINWASVIAAYLGIPFFLIMWLGYKFIKKTKVIPLEECQIDFDEHRNAK from the coding sequence ATGATTTCGCTGGGCGGTGCAATCGGAACAGGACTGTTTCTCGGAAGCGGGCCGGCCATTCACTCTGCCGGGCCTGGCGGTGCTCTGGTCGCCTACGCCGTAATAGGTATAATGGTGTATTTTATTATGACAAGCCTCGGGGAACTGGCATCATTTATGCCAGTCAGCGGAGCTTTCAGTACCTATGCTATACGTTTCATTGATCCGGCATTAGGGTTTGCGCTTGGTTGGAACTATTGGTTCACTTGGGCGATGACTCTTGCCGCAGAACTATCTGCGGCAACGATGGTAATGAAGTTTTGGTTTCCTGACAGCTCGTCTTTTTTATGGAGTTCTTTGTTTCTAGTTTTGATATTCTTATTGAATTACGTATCCGTTAAAGGGTATGGCGAAGGGGAATATTGGTTTTCCCTCATTAAAGTCGCAACCATCATCATTTTTATAGTTGTCGGAATATTGATGATATTCGGAATTATGAATGGGGAAGCGATTGGTTTTAAAAACTTCACAGTTGGTGACGCTCCGTTTGCCGGTGGTTTTTTGGCAACATTGGGTATTTTCATTGCTGCTGGATTTTCTTTTCAAGGTACAGAAATAGTCGGAGTTGCAGCAGGTGAAAGTGAAGACCCGGCAAAAAATGTACCTCGTGCAGTTCGCAGCATTTTTTGGAGAATCTTCCTCTTTTACATCCTGGCCATAGTTGTTATTGGATTGATCGTTCCCTATACGAATGGCAATCTGCAGGGACACACAATCATGGTTAGCCCGTTTACGATGGTGTTTGAAAAAGTGGGACTGGCATTTGCTGCTTCCGTGATGAATGCCATCATTTTGACAGCCGTATTATCCGCTGGTAATTCAAGCCTTTATGTGACAAGCCGAATGTTGTACTCAATGGCAAAAGAAGGCCTGGCACCGCAGATTTTCGGGAAGCTTAACAAGCGTGGCGTTCCCATTTGGGGACTGATTGTCACTTCACTTGTAGGGATGTTGGCCTTTTTTGCTTCCGTTTTCGGTGATGGAGTTATTTATATTTGGCTTATGAATGCGGTTGGAGTCACTGGATTTATATTTTGGCTGGGTATAGCGGCAAGCCATTATCGGTTTAGAAAGGCTTACATTGCCCAAGGGTACTCGCTGGACGATCTTCCCTATAAATCAAAATGGTTTCCTTTCGGACCGATATTTGCCTTTACTCTTTGCTTTTTCGTTTTATTGGCGCAAAACTATCAAGCCTTTCTTGGCGATGGCATAAACTGGGCAAGTGTGATTGCTGCCTATCTTGGCATCCCATTCTTTTTGATAATGTGGCTTGGTTATAAGTTCATTAAGAAAACAAAAGTAATTCCGCTGGAGGAATGCCAAATCGATTTTGATGAACATAGGAATGCAAAATAG
- the hutH gene encoding histidine ammonia-lyase: MIMLTGQTLTIEEAKKVLYGEAFVSASAESVKKVEKSREAVENIVKQKKVVYGITTGFGKFSDVLIESEDAEQLQWNLIHSHACGVGEPFPEVVSRAMVLLRANALLKGFSGVRPVVIERLIDLLNAHIHPVIPQQGSLGASGDLAPLSHLALVLMGEGEVFYKGERMEAIVALSKEGILPVTLKAKEGLALINGTQAMTGMGLVNYIEAEQLAHQTEAIASLTLEGLRGIEDAFDPDVHLARGYRQQTEVAERILRMISGSQLITKQGELRVQDAYSLRCIPQVHGASWQTLDYVKEKLEIEMNAATDNPLIFDDGEKVISGGNFHGQPIAFAMDFMKIAVAELANISERRIERLVNPQLNDLPPFLSPSPGLQSGAMIMQYCAASLVSENKTLAHPASVDSIPSSANQEDHVSMGTIGSRHAHQIIQNVRRVLAIELICALQAVEYRGIEKMAPFTKEFYTEARKLIPSITQDRIFSKDIEATASWLHQIDWNSFINRSLPTT, translated from the coding sequence ATGATAATGTTAACGGGTCAAACTTTAACGATTGAAGAAGCGAAAAAAGTATTGTATGGAGAGGCATTTGTCTCGGCTTCTGCCGAAAGTGTTAAGAAAGTGGAAAAAAGCCGGGAAGCGGTTGAAAATATCGTGAAACAAAAGAAAGTCGTCTATGGCATCACAACAGGTTTTGGAAAGTTCAGCGATGTTTTGATTGAGTCTGAGGACGCAGAGCAGCTACAGTGGAATTTGATTCATTCCCATGCTTGCGGAGTCGGGGAACCGTTTCCAGAGGTGGTTTCGAGAGCTATGGTCCTTCTCCGTGCCAATGCGCTATTAAAAGGGTTTTCAGGCGTCCGTCCTGTCGTCATAGAACGTTTGATCGATCTTTTGAATGCTCATATCCACCCGGTCATCCCTCAGCAAGGTTCTCTTGGAGCAAGTGGGGACTTGGCGCCGCTTTCCCATTTAGCGCTAGTATTGATGGGAGAAGGGGAAGTGTTTTATAAAGGAGAGCGAATGGAGGCCATCGTAGCTTTATCGAAGGAAGGCATTCTTCCAGTGACACTTAAAGCAAAAGAAGGTCTTGCATTAATTAACGGAACACAGGCCATGACGGGGATGGGCCTAGTAAATTACATCGAAGCTGAACAGCTGGCCCATCAAACTGAAGCGATTGCTTCACTGACTTTAGAAGGATTACGCGGCATTGAAGATGCCTTTGATCCGGATGTCCATCTAGCACGCGGTTACCGCCAGCAAACAGAGGTCGCGGAACGGATCCTTCGCATGATCAGCGGCAGCCAGCTCATCACCAAGCAAGGAGAACTGCGGGTACAGGATGCTTATTCGCTCCGCTGCATCCCGCAAGTGCATGGTGCATCATGGCAAACTCTTGATTATGTAAAAGAAAAATTGGAGATCGAAATGAATGCGGCGACGGATAATCCGCTTATTTTTGACGATGGGGAAAAGGTTATTTCAGGGGGTAACTTCCATGGCCAGCCGATTGCATTTGCGATGGACTTCATGAAAATCGCTGTTGCCGAGCTTGCGAACATTTCAGAGCGCCGCATTGAGCGACTCGTCAATCCTCAGCTGAATGATTTACCGCCATTCTTAAGTCCGTCACCTGGCTTGCAGTCGGGAGCGATGATCATGCAATATTGTGCAGCTTCACTCGTCTCTGAGAATAAAACACTCGCACATCCTGCAAGCGTGGATTCCATTCCATCTTCAGCGAACCAGGAAGATCATGTAAGCATGGGAACGATTGGGTCCCGACACGCACATCAAATCATTCAAAACGTCCGCCGCGTTTTGGCGATTGAACTCATTTGTGCCCTGCAAGCGGTGGAATACCGTGGAATAGAAAAGATGGCTCCGTTTACAAAAGAGTTTTATACGGAAGCAAGAAAGCTCATTCCAAGCATTACACAAGATCGTATCTTTTCAAAAGACATCGAAGCAACGGCAAGTTGGTTACATCAAATCGATTGGAATTCATTTATTAATAGGAGTTTGCCTACAACTTAA
- the hutP gene encoding hut operon transcriptional regulator HutP — protein MTNEFDRRIGRHAIMYAFADEEEEAILTNDLKRMDWLYGKGKVGSMELQKIVAAIETSAKRLGLVNPDMYREMHALYHAIIEALQGVTRGQVELGGLLRTAGLRFAIVRGRPFENGDEGEWIAVAVYGTIGAPVRGFEHEAVGLGINHI, from the coding sequence ATGACAAATGAATTCGACAGAAGAATCGGGCGCCATGCAATCATGTACGCGTTTGCGGACGAAGAGGAAGAAGCCATATTGACGAATGATCTAAAGCGGATGGATTGGCTTTATGGAAAAGGTAAAGTCGGTTCAATGGAGCTGCAGAAAATAGTTGCGGCCATTGAGACATCAGCGAAAAGACTTGGATTAGTCAATCCCGATATGTATCGTGAAATGCATGCGCTGTATCATGCGATCATCGAAGCACTCCAAGGAGTGACACGCGGCCAAGTCGAGCTTGGCGGCCTTTTGAGGACTGCGGGCCTTCGGTTTGCAATCGTTCGGGGCAGGCCGTTTGAAAACGGGGACGAAGGTGAATGGATTGCTGTCGCCGTGTATGGAACGATTGGAGCACCGGTTCGGGGATTTGAACATGAAGCCGTTGGCTTGGGAATTAACCACATTTAA